Proteins from one Actinomycetota bacterium genomic window:
- a CDS encoding MFS transporter, with product MSGTDRTPPAGLVGDRAIAVRDGRTVPAWAVLALVCLGQFMVVLDVSIVNVALPSIQRDLGFSPSGLQWVVNAYTLTFAGFLLLGGRAADLFGRRRMFLLGLGLFTLASLAGGLAQNETMLVAARALQGLGGAVLAPATLTILTTSFREGAERARALGVWSAVAAGGGAAGALLGGILTDLVSWRWILFVNVPIGIAVVVAARAVLAESRGDLGHRSLDVPGAVTVTGGLVALVYAIVRTENYGWAAWQTLASLGVAAALLGAFLLIETRLARAPLVPLRIFRSRAVTGANAFILLLFGAAFASWYFQTLFMQNVLG from the coding sequence ATGAGCGGAACGGATCGAACCCCCCCAGCGGGCCTGGTCGGCGACAGGGCCATCGCCGTTCGCGACGGGCGAACCGTCCCCGCCTGGGCCGTCCTGGCCCTGGTGTGCCTTGGCCAGTTCATGGTCGTCCTCGACGTGTCGATCGTGAACGTCGCGCTCCCGTCAATCCAGCGGGACCTGGGATTCAGCCCATCCGGGCTCCAGTGGGTGGTCAACGCCTACACGCTCACCTTCGCGGGGTTCCTGCTGCTGGGGGGCCGGGCCGCGGACCTGTTCGGGCGCCGCCGGATGTTCCTGCTCGGGCTGGGCTTGTTCACGCTGGCCAGCCTGGCAGGAGGCCTGGCCCAGAACGAGACCATGCTGGTGGCCGCCCGGGCACTCCAGGGCCTGGGTGGGGCCGTGCTGGCCCCCGCGACCTTGACCATCCTCACCACGAGCTTCCGCGAGGGCGCCGAGCGCGCCCGCGCGCTGGGCGTGTGGAGCGCGGTCGCGGCGGGTGGAGGAGCCGCCGGGGCGCTGCTGGGCGGCATCCTCACCGACCTCGTCTCGTGGCGGTGGATCCTGTTCGTGAACGTCCCCATCGGGATCGCGGTGGTCGTGGCGGCTCGGGCCGTGCTCGCCGAGTCCCGGGGCGACCTGGGGCACCGGAGCCTCGACGTGCCGGGCGCGGTCACCGTCACCGGCGGGCTGGTGGCCCTGGTCTACGCCATCGTTCGCACGGAGAACTACGGCTGGGCCGCGTGGCAGACGCTCGCCTCGCTGGGCGTGGCCGCCGCATTGCTGGGGGCCTTCCTGTTGATCGAGACCCGCCTGGCCCGGGCGCCCCTCGTCCCGCTTCGGATCTTCCGGTCCCGCGCCGTGACC